A portion of the Chelonia mydas isolate rCheMyd1 chromosome 23, rCheMyd1.pri.v2, whole genome shotgun sequence genome contains these proteins:
- the ERCC2 gene encoding general transcription and DNA repair factor IIH helicase subunit XPD isoform X2: MLELKRTLDAKGHGVLEMPSGTGKTVSLLSLIVAYQRAHPLEVTKLIYCSRTVPEIEKVIEELRKLLDFYEKRTGEKLPFLGLALSSRKNLCIHPEVSSLRFGKEVDGKCLSLTASYVRAQQQWDSAIPSCRFFEEFDAHGRQVPIPFGVYNLDDLKGYCRQKGWCPYFLARYSILHANIVVYSYHYLLDPKIADLVSKELAKKSVVVFDEAHNIDNVCIDSMGVNITRRTLDRCQANVATLQATIQKIKETDAQKLKEEYRRLVEGLREANIARETDIYLANPVLPDQILQEAVPGNIRTAEHFVGFMKRFLEYLKSRLRVHHMVQESPPSFLKDVFEKVCIERKPLRFCAERLRSLLRTLEIVDIADFSPITLIANFATLVSTYAKGFTIIIEPFDDRTPTIANPILHFSCMDASIAIKPVFERFQSVIITSGTLSPLDIYPKILDFHPVTMATFTMTLARTCLCPMIVGRGNDQVAISSKFETREDIAVIRNYGNLLLEMSAIVPDGIVAFFTSYQYMENIVASWYEQGILENIQRNKLIFIETQDGAETSMALEKYQEACENGRGAILLSVARGKVSEGIDFVHHYGRAVIMFGVPYVYTQSRILKARLEYLRDQFQIRENDFLTFDAMRHAAQCVGRAIRGKTDYGLMVFADKRFARADKRGKLPRWIQEHITDANLNLTVDEAVQVAKYFLRQMAQPFHKEDQLGLSLLTLEQLQSEEMLRKITQIAHQV, translated from the exons ATGCTGGAGCTCAAGAGGACGCTGGATGCCAAG GGCCATGGCGTGCTGGAAATGCCCTCGGGGACTGGGAAGACCGTTTCCCTCCTGTCTCTCATTGTGGCCTACCAGCGG GCCCATCCGCTGGAGGTGACCAAGCTGATCTACTGCTCCAGAACCGTGCCTGAGATCGAGAAG GTCATTGAGGAACTACGGAAGCTCCTGGATTTCTATGAGAAGCGGACAGGGGAGAAGCTCCCTTTCCTTGGCCTGGCTCTGAGCTCCAGGAAGAACCTCTGCATCCACCCCGAG GTGAGCTCGCTGCGGTTCGGGAAGGAGGTGGACGGCAAGTGTCTGAGCCTGACGGCGTCGTACGTGCGGGCACAGCAGCAGTGGGACAGCGCCATCCCCTCGTGCCGCTTCTTCGAG gagtTCGATGCCCATGGGCGGCAGGTGCCCATCCCCTTTGGTGTCTACAACCTGGATGACCTCAAAGGGTACTGTCGGCAGAAGGGCTGGTGCCCCTACTTCCTCGCCCGCTACTCG ATCCTCCATGCCAACATTGTCGTGTACAGTTACCACTACCTGCTGGACCCCAAGATCGCAGACCTGGTGTCCAAGGAGCTGGCCAAGAAATCCGTTGTCGTATTTGACGAAGCTCATAACATTG ACAATGTGTGCATCGACTCCATGGGGGTGAACATCACGCGCCGGACGCTGGATCGCTGCCAGGCCAACGTGGCCACGCTGCAGGCTACCATCCAGAA GATTAAGGAGACGGATGCCCAGAAACTGAAGGAGGAATACAGGCGGCTGGTGGAGGGGCTGAGAGAGGCCAACATTGCCCGGGAAACGGACATCTACCTGGCCAATCCGGTGTTGCCTGACCAGATTCTCCAAG AGGCCGTGCCCGGGAACATCCGGACAGCCGAGCACTTTGTGGGCTTCATGAAGCGCTTCCTGGAGTACCTGAAGTCGCGGCTGCGGGTCCATCACATGGTGCAGGAAagccccccctccttcctcaaGGACGTCTTCGAGAAGGTGTGCATCGAGCGCAAGCCACTGCG GTTCTGTGCGGAGCGGCTGCGCTCCCTGCTCCGCACGCTGGAGATCGTGGACATTGCTGACTTCTCTCCCATCACCCTCATCGCCAACTTCGCCACGCTCGTCAGCACCTACGCCAAGG GCTTCACCATCATCATAGAGCCCTTTGACGACAGGACCCCCACCATCGCCAACCCCATCCTGCATTTCAG CTGCATGGACGCCTCCATCGCCATCAAGCCGGTCTTTGAGAGGTTCCAGTCGGTCATCATCACCTCGGGG ACGCTGTCCCCGCTGGACATATACCCCAAGATCCTGGATTTCCATCCTGTTACCATGGCCACCTTCACCATGACTCTGGCCAGGACCTGTCTCTGCCCTATG ATTGTGGGGCGAGGAAACGACCAGGTGGCCATTAGCTCCAAGTTCGAGACCCGCGAGGACATTG CTGTGATCCGGAACTACGGCAACCTGCTGCTGGAGATGTCTGCGATTGTGCCTGATGGCATTGTGGCCTTCTTCACCAGCTACCAGTACATGGAAAACATCGTGGCCTCGTGGTACGAGCAG GGCATCCTGGAGAACATCCAGCGCAACAAGCTCATCTTCATCGAGACGCAGGACGGGGCCGAGACCAGCATGGCGCTGGAAAAGTACCAGGAG GCCTGCGAGAATGGGCGGGGAGCCATCCTGCTATCCGTGGCCAGGGGAAAGGTGTCCGAAGGCATCGACTTCG TGCACCACTACGGGAGAGCTGTGATCATGTTCGGCGTACCCTATGTCTACACCCAGAGCCGCATCCTCAAG GCACGGCTGGAGTACCTGCGTGATCAGTTCCAGATTCGGGAGAACGACTTCCTGACATTCGATGCCATGCGGCACGCAGCGCAGTGCGTGGGCCGGGCCATCCGTGGCAAGACAGACTACGGGCTCATGGTTTTtgcagacaag CGTTTTGCCCGGGCAGACAAGCGGGGGAAGCTGCCACGCTGGATCCAGGAGCACATCACGGACGCCAACCTCAACCTCACGGTGGACGAGGCCGTGCAGGTGGCTAAGTACTTTCTGCGCCAGATGGCCCAGCCCTTCCACAAG GAGGACCAGCTGGGCCTGTCCCTGCTCACTCTGGAGCAGCTGCAGTCGGAGGAGATGCTCCGCAAGATCACGCAGATTGCGCACCAGGTGTGA
- the ERCC2 gene encoding general transcription and DNA repair factor IIH helicase subunit XPD isoform X1, protein MKLNIDGLLVYFPYDYIYPEQYSYMLELKRTLDAKGHGVLEMPSGTGKTVSLLSLIVAYQRAHPLEVTKLIYCSRTVPEIEKVIEELRKLLDFYEKRTGEKLPFLGLALSSRKNLCIHPEVSSLRFGKEVDGKCLSLTASYVRAQQQWDSAIPSCRFFEEFDAHGRQVPIPFGVYNLDDLKGYCRQKGWCPYFLARYSILHANIVVYSYHYLLDPKIADLVSKELAKKSVVVFDEAHNIDNVCIDSMGVNITRRTLDRCQANVATLQATIQKIKETDAQKLKEEYRRLVEGLREANIARETDIYLANPVLPDQILQEAVPGNIRTAEHFVGFMKRFLEYLKSRLRVHHMVQESPPSFLKDVFEKVCIERKPLRFCAERLRSLLRTLEIVDIADFSPITLIANFATLVSTYAKGFTIIIEPFDDRTPTIANPILHFSCMDASIAIKPVFERFQSVIITSGTLSPLDIYPKILDFHPVTMATFTMTLARTCLCPMIVGRGNDQVAISSKFETREDIAVIRNYGNLLLEMSAIVPDGIVAFFTSYQYMENIVASWYEQGILENIQRNKLIFIETQDGAETSMALEKYQEACENGRGAILLSVARGKVSEGIDFVHHYGRAVIMFGVPYVYTQSRILKARLEYLRDQFQIRENDFLTFDAMRHAAQCVGRAIRGKTDYGLMVFADKRFARADKRGKLPRWIQEHITDANLNLTVDEAVQVAKYFLRQMAQPFHKEDQLGLSLLTLEQLQSEEMLRKITQIAHQV, encoded by the exons ATGAA GCTGAACATCGATGGGCTGCTGGTGTATTTCCCCTATGACTACATTTACCCGGAGCAGTACTCATATATGCTGGAGCTCAAGAGGACGCTGGATGCCAAG GGCCATGGCGTGCTGGAAATGCCCTCGGGGACTGGGAAGACCGTTTCCCTCCTGTCTCTCATTGTGGCCTACCAGCGG GCCCATCCGCTGGAGGTGACCAAGCTGATCTACTGCTCCAGAACCGTGCCTGAGATCGAGAAG GTCATTGAGGAACTACGGAAGCTCCTGGATTTCTATGAGAAGCGGACAGGGGAGAAGCTCCCTTTCCTTGGCCTGGCTCTGAGCTCCAGGAAGAACCTCTGCATCCACCCCGAG GTGAGCTCGCTGCGGTTCGGGAAGGAGGTGGACGGCAAGTGTCTGAGCCTGACGGCGTCGTACGTGCGGGCACAGCAGCAGTGGGACAGCGCCATCCCCTCGTGCCGCTTCTTCGAG gagtTCGATGCCCATGGGCGGCAGGTGCCCATCCCCTTTGGTGTCTACAACCTGGATGACCTCAAAGGGTACTGTCGGCAGAAGGGCTGGTGCCCCTACTTCCTCGCCCGCTACTCG ATCCTCCATGCCAACATTGTCGTGTACAGTTACCACTACCTGCTGGACCCCAAGATCGCAGACCTGGTGTCCAAGGAGCTGGCCAAGAAATCCGTTGTCGTATTTGACGAAGCTCATAACATTG ACAATGTGTGCATCGACTCCATGGGGGTGAACATCACGCGCCGGACGCTGGATCGCTGCCAGGCCAACGTGGCCACGCTGCAGGCTACCATCCAGAA GATTAAGGAGACGGATGCCCAGAAACTGAAGGAGGAATACAGGCGGCTGGTGGAGGGGCTGAGAGAGGCCAACATTGCCCGGGAAACGGACATCTACCTGGCCAATCCGGTGTTGCCTGACCAGATTCTCCAAG AGGCCGTGCCCGGGAACATCCGGACAGCCGAGCACTTTGTGGGCTTCATGAAGCGCTTCCTGGAGTACCTGAAGTCGCGGCTGCGGGTCCATCACATGGTGCAGGAAagccccccctccttcctcaaGGACGTCTTCGAGAAGGTGTGCATCGAGCGCAAGCCACTGCG GTTCTGTGCGGAGCGGCTGCGCTCCCTGCTCCGCACGCTGGAGATCGTGGACATTGCTGACTTCTCTCCCATCACCCTCATCGCCAACTTCGCCACGCTCGTCAGCACCTACGCCAAGG GCTTCACCATCATCATAGAGCCCTTTGACGACAGGACCCCCACCATCGCCAACCCCATCCTGCATTTCAG CTGCATGGACGCCTCCATCGCCATCAAGCCGGTCTTTGAGAGGTTCCAGTCGGTCATCATCACCTCGGGG ACGCTGTCCCCGCTGGACATATACCCCAAGATCCTGGATTTCCATCCTGTTACCATGGCCACCTTCACCATGACTCTGGCCAGGACCTGTCTCTGCCCTATG ATTGTGGGGCGAGGAAACGACCAGGTGGCCATTAGCTCCAAGTTCGAGACCCGCGAGGACATTG CTGTGATCCGGAACTACGGCAACCTGCTGCTGGAGATGTCTGCGATTGTGCCTGATGGCATTGTGGCCTTCTTCACCAGCTACCAGTACATGGAAAACATCGTGGCCTCGTGGTACGAGCAG GGCATCCTGGAGAACATCCAGCGCAACAAGCTCATCTTCATCGAGACGCAGGACGGGGCCGAGACCAGCATGGCGCTGGAAAAGTACCAGGAG GCCTGCGAGAATGGGCGGGGAGCCATCCTGCTATCCGTGGCCAGGGGAAAGGTGTCCGAAGGCATCGACTTCG TGCACCACTACGGGAGAGCTGTGATCATGTTCGGCGTACCCTATGTCTACACCCAGAGCCGCATCCTCAAG GCACGGCTGGAGTACCTGCGTGATCAGTTCCAGATTCGGGAGAACGACTTCCTGACATTCGATGCCATGCGGCACGCAGCGCAGTGCGTGGGCCGGGCCATCCGTGGCAAGACAGACTACGGGCTCATGGTTTTtgcagacaag CGTTTTGCCCGGGCAGACAAGCGGGGGAAGCTGCCACGCTGGATCCAGGAGCACATCACGGACGCCAACCTCAACCTCACGGTGGACGAGGCCGTGCAGGTGGCTAAGTACTTTCTGCGCCAGATGGCCCAGCCCTTCCACAAG GAGGACCAGCTGGGCCTGTCCCTGCTCACTCTGGAGCAGCTGCAGTCGGAGGAGATGCTCCGCAAGATCACGCAGATTGCGCACCAGGTGTGA